Proteins from a single region of Paraflavitalea devenefica:
- a CDS encoding collagen-like protein, with amino-acid sequence MKHCTLKHFAVFVLSVGLLFTACKKGDAGPQGEEGPAGPAGSKGDKGDKGEAGSANVIYSGWLDVAYTPAVSSTTGDTLAWEAEIAAPKIDNAILTSGIIKVYVNAGTPTQPAVFPLPVTDLFALTGLLNLNLYFTAGKINLYATDNASTYTNTSGVKQWQYRYVLAPGGVGARSAIDWNNYEQVKAYLELKD; translated from the coding sequence ATGAAACACTGTACTTTAAAGCATTTTGCTGTTTTTGTATTATCCGTAGGCCTGTTGTTCACTGCCTGTAAAAAGGGCGATGCTGGTCCGCAAGGGGAAGAAGGTCCTGCCGGCCCGGCAGGAAGTAAAGGCGACAAAGGGGATAAAGGAGAGGCGGGTAGCGCCAATGTTATTTATTCAGGCTGGCTCGACGTTGCTTATACCCCTGCCGTCAGTTCAACCACCGGCGATACCCTGGCCTGGGAGGCTGAGATCGCCGCACCAAAAATTGATAATGCGATACTGACATCCGGTATCATTAAGGTATATGTGAATGCAGGCACGCCTACGCAGCCGGCGGTTTTCCCTTTACCGGTAACCGACCTCTTTGCCCTGACCGGCTTATTAAACCTGAACCTGTATTTTACAGCAGGCAAGATTAACCTGTATGCTACCGATAATGCCTCTACTTATACCAATACATCAGGTGTAAAACAATGGCAATACCGTTATGTGCTGGCGCCGGGTGGTGTGGGCGCACGCAGTGCCATTGACTGGAACAATTATGAGCAGGTAAAGGCATACCTGGAGCTGAAAGATTAG